In the Hordeum vulgare subsp. vulgare chromosome 7H, MorexV3_pseudomolecules_assembly, whole genome shotgun sequence genome, one interval contains:
- the LOC123411743 gene encoding tRNA(adenine(34)) deaminase, chloroplastic has translation MSDPAHSMRPAGSLNQCQEPVALNPSRPFPIGQQRKHVRWVWLWQPPGLASVRSRAIQSTARGDTPTSNPTPTAPLTGGRTAVGCRVRVPRPAMYSSYSAAAFALRAAKPAYNYNAHSPYAPSHHCSQQHYDGDGAHRELLPLNPHLSPRFLLDGYLLRHSTHLLLLSARLRPPLPTPPPPHSCCHRRAAARCCCSGGGGGVRSYVQHVTWGLEGRGHRCCGQGAGRSDLGVGCRRLKARGCGCGSYGSGRLRLGTGCGHRDTPRLLGRAVRQEVWEYEGGQWPHRSCSMECHSDWDDEEDEDECGHAQWELPGKASFRRKWKEEEDDICRDCRERKGVENEYYGEAEYSGRRRENRDVNGAHDRHRYHRRRLEQRGYIDGDDTRRRSDVMEGRDRREFESDEARNVGARRYSEDDRKHDQRRERRDSEYEDVLDARRVGAGRYNEDDRRFDRRTGRMDFEIDSGDDVRRDGRRLRNDDARFVIRNTRRKEYMEEDDQDMAERKHYSRGRSASAFHEDDSQRASSSRNTVDTRVARGNSSSRVRWDDNVDRRAAQTLEDREGRYSSLVGLSNDEKAEYNYDDARIFRVRDSRTGTQDVKVITEDDTRLSSGSKNSSIMKHHSDIDRKVAARKDETKKSSLKVAESLSEFRGNNTELDSATRINQLEDRRNYIDNKSSSLQSSVKMASDSRRQIDQHDVVDQQVVALTDSRTSTEKLTDIKMDSSQHVSRASHSQRNYDEVNQMDIDDRSTSVENITHITRDKRRYINQQVIHETDVDVQNVTHVDVSTIHASDISASRSSQNHSETRSDVNSISNISLIDRARGQQEQIHQNKVIACDNTIVRGSQSHHDTGVYGQVHSASVIDSTKEMQEQAELTKAHTSNAATTSTSESHIQTRIYDRFQPSSSVNTVSSVKEQIDLTKIHSSDTAGVSNSHNRSNNEACRTSVLNIVEARDSRDESELQITQGSGIDRSNQVGATFSESSQDSRERLTRVEETGRLVQHNTVLNSQHTGTSRISDDKDITSLGIESTEEASTINVDMEQRGTILGRSETTARENIQGGSSARKSVNESVLASASRLEKSSTFHVGQFVSELQRGVSDAGTTTKKTEKSIMEGTTRSSSRSRMKGPSDEIWDVQSTTSQETFKTADKEEGSSADGGTNSASQTPKSETAIAKNVHKSLWAYVADIVRLGWVKHGESHDSTSKSFKKSSSSNSQRSEGWLSSQGHDNDGIQKRNWGSKQNDHSLMKSHSGESESIVASTLKDESLPTGTQGLQISGAGNVPEVGRSKGEFVPKITKDDVQISGERAKQSEVGASPKGNTMGSSAEDSISTSVDVTVGHSPEHEAGSSSGISTQGSAEIKSGKGVSAGTSCTSIKAKEAGRSEDAGSWRYGPSVDITPYQFPQTQAMVPHENTSSAFLESTELPTGGSTGMKEKIVEHKAPEVLRTEEKDAELKRRKIQRNKQVLKETFDEWEEAYQHDAKQRKTDELFMKEALLEAQRAADIWEVPVGAVLVHNGEIIARGCNLVEDLRDSTAHAEIVCIREASSKLKTWRLADTTLYVTLEPCAMCAGAILQARVDTVVWGAPNKLLGADGSWVRLFPGDGQTSTLDPANQKQAAGPVHPFHPKIIVRRGVLSIECSEIMQQFFQLRRKKKRAESPPRAHYSGHRHHPIKFFTKMQHMFGTVFCL, from the exons ATGTCTGATCCGGCACACAGCATGCGCCCAGCTGGCTCACTGAACCAGTGTCAGGAACCGGTGGCGCTCAATCCGAGCCGTCCATTTCCGATCGGACAGCAGAGGAAGCATGTCAGGTGGGTTTGGCTTTGGCAGCCCCCTGGCCTGGCGTCCGTCCGGTCACGGGCGATCCAGTCTACAGCCCGAGGCGACACTCCCACCTCAAACCCCACGCCCACAGCTCCACTCACCGGCGGCCGGACCGCCGTCGGCTGCCGCGTGCGCGTCCCGCGTCCCGCCATGTACAGCTCCTACTCCGCCGCCGCCTTCGCCCTCAGGGCCGCGAAGCCGGCCTACAACTACAACGCCCATTCCCCTTACGCCCCGTCGCACCACTGCAGCCAGCAGCACTACGACGGTGACGGTGCTCACCGCGAGCTACTTCCGCTCAACCCTCACCTCTCTCCCCGCTTCCTGCTTGACGGGTACCTCCTCCGCCACTCgactcacctcctcctcctctccgcgcgGCTCCGCCCCCCGCTCCCGACCCCGCCCCCGCCGCACAGCTGCTGCCACCGGCGTGCGGCCGCCCGCTGCTGCTgcagcggcggtggcggcggtgtaAGGTCGTATGTTCAGCACGTTACTTGGGGATTGGAGGGGCGCGGGCACCGATGCTGCGGGCAGGGCGCTGGACGGTCGGATCTCGGAGTGGGTTGCCGGCGATTGAAGGCGCGGGGATGCGGTTGCGGCAGCTACGGCAGCGGCAGGTTACGTCTCGGCACTGGCTGTGGACATCGGGATACGCCGAGGTTGCTGGGGAGGGCGGTGCGGCAGGAGGTGTGGGAGTATGAGGGTGGCCAGTGGCCGCACAGAAGTTGTTCGATGGAATGCCATAGTGATTGGGATGATGAAGAGGATGAGGATGAATGTGGTCACGCTCAGTGGGAGCTGCCAGGTAAGGCCAGTTTTAGAAGGAagtggaaagaagaagaagatgatatatgTAGAGATTGCCGTGAGAGGAAGGGTGTGGAAAATGAGTACTACGGCGAAGCAGAGTACAGTGGACGGCGGAGGGAAAATAGGGATGTGAATGGGGCACATGACAGGCATCGGTATCATCGGAGGAGGTTGGAGCAGAGGGGTTACATCGACGGCGATGATACCAGGCGAAGAAGTGATGTGATGGAAGGGAGAGACAGGAGGGAGTTTGAGTCTGATGAGGCAAGGAATGTTGGTGCTCGAAGATACAGTGAGGATGACAGGAAACATGACCAGAGAAGAGAAAGAAGGGATTCTGAATATGAGGACGTGCTTGATGCTAGAAGAGTGGGAGCTGGCAGGTACAATGAGGATGACAGAAGATTTGATCGACGAACAGGGAGGATGGATTTTGAAATCGACAGTGGGGATGATGTGAGAAGAGATGGGAGGCGCCTTAGAAATGATGATGCAAGATTTGTTATTCGGAACACAAGGAGAAAGGAGTATATGGAGGAGGATGATCAAGATATGGCTGAGCGTAAGCACTACTCACGTGGTAGGTCTGCATCTGCATTTCATGAGGATGATTCACAGAGGGCTTCGAGTTCAAGGAACACCGTTGATACAAGAGTTGCAAGGGGGAATTCATCCTCAAGGGTGCGGTGGGATGATAATGTAGACCGACGAGCTGCACAGACATTGGAAGATAGAGAAGGACGCTATTCTTCCTTAGTTGGTTTGTCAAATGATGAGAAAGCTGAGTATAATTATGATGATGCACGAATTTTCAGGGTAAGAGATTCCAGGACAGGAACACAGGATGTCAAGGTTATAACCGAGGATGATACAAGGTTGAGTTCCGGTTCAAAGAACTCTTCCATTATGAAGCACCATAGCGATATAGATCGGAAGGTAGCAGCACGAAAAGATGAAACAAAGAAAAGCTCACTAAAGGTAGCGGAGTCATTGTCAGAATTCAGAGGTAACAACACTGAACTGGATTCTGCAACGCGGATTAATCAACTGGAAGATAGAAGAAACTACATTGATAATAAGTCATCTTCTCTTCAAAGTTCTGTAAAGATGGCTAGTGACAGTAGAAGACAAATTGATCAGCATGATGTGGTGGATCAGCAGGTTGTCGCACTCACCGACTCAAGGACAAGCACAGAAAAGCTCACAGATATAAAGATGGATAGTAGTCAACATGTTAGCAGGGCCTCTCACTCACAGAGAAATTATGATGAAGTTAACCAGATGGATATCGATGATAGATCTACCTCCGTAGAAAATATAACTCATATTACAAGAGACAAAAGGAGGTATATAAACCAGCAGGTGATACATGAAACGGATGTAGATGTGCAGAATGTTACACATGTTGATGTTTCCACGATTCATGCTAGTGATATCTCTGCCTCTAGGAGCTCACAAAATCATTCTGAAACTAGATCAGATGTAAACTCTATCTCTAACATAAGTCTCATTGACCGGGCAAGGGGTCAGCAAGAACAAATCCATCAAAACAAGGTCATTGCTTGCGATAATACAATAGTCAGGGGTTCACAGAGTCATCATGACACTGGAGTGTATGGTCAAGTTCACTCGGCTTCAGTTATTGACAGCACAAAAGAGATGCAAGAACAAGCGGAACTTACTAAGGCCCATACTAGCAATGCTGCTACAACAAGTACTTCAGAAAGCCATATCCAAACAAGAATATATGATCGATTTCAGCCATCCTCATCTGTAAACACTGTTAGTAGTGTGAAGGAACAAATTGATCTTACTAAGATCCACTCTAGTGACACTGCGGGTGTTAGCAATTCGCATAACCGAAGCAACAATGAAGCTTGTAGGACTTCAGTGCTCAATATTGTGGAGGCAAGGGATAGCCGTGACGAGAGTGAGCTGCAAATAACACAAGGTTCTGGTATTGACAGAAGCAATCAAGTTGGGGCCACATTTTCTGAATCCTCTCAGGATTCTAGAGAAAGACTGACAAGAGTAGAAGAAACCGGGAGATTAGTGCAGCATAACACAGTTTTGAACTCGCAGCATACAGGCACCAGCAGAATCTCTGATGACAAAGATATTACTAGTTTGGGGATCGAGAGCACCGAAGAGGCATCTACCATTAATGTAGATATGGAGCAAAGAGGAACAATACTGGGAAGGTCTGAAACTACCGCAAGAGAAAATATACAAGGTGGTTCATCTGCCAGAAAGTCTGTCAACGAAAGCGTTTTAGCATCAGCTTCTCGATTAGAGAAATCTTCCACATTTCACGTAGGGCAATTCGTTAGTGAGCTCCAAAGAGGAGTCTCAGATGCAGGTACTACAACAAAGAAAACCGAGAAGTCCATAATGGAAGGTACAACGAGATCTTCATCCAGGTCCAGAATGAAGGGACCATCAGATGAAATTTGGGATGTTCAAAGTACTACTTCTCAAGAGACCTTTAAGACGGCCGATAAGGAGGAAGGGTCCTCAGCTGATGGAGGTACCAACTCAGCCTCTCAGACACCCAAAAGTGAAACTGCTATTGCTAAAAAtgttcacaaatcactttgggccTATGTTGCAGACATAGTCCGTCTTGGTTGGGTTAAGCATGGTGAATCTCATGACTCTACCAGCAAATCATTTAAGAAAAGTTCATCCAGTAATTCTCAGAGGTCGGAGGGTTGGTTGTCAAGTCAGGGGCATGATAATGACGGTATTCAAAAGAGAAATTGGGGTAGCAAACAAAATGATCATTCATTGATGAAGTCACACAGTGGAGAATCAGAATCTATAGTAGCATCAACGCTAAAGGATGAAAGCTTGCCTACCGGTACACAAGGTTTGCAAATATCAGGAGCTGGCAATGTACCTGAAGTAGGTAGATCCAAAGGAGAATTCGTACCCAAAATAACCAAGGATGATGTGCAGATTTCAGGGGAGAGAGCAAAACAGTCTGAAGTGGGTGCATCACCCAAAGGAAATACCATGGGAAGCTCAGCTGAGGATAGCATATCAACTTCGGTAGATGTCACagtaggacattcacctgaacatGAAGCTGGTAGTTCATCCGGAATCTCAACTCAGGGTTCCGCTGAAATTAAATCTGGAAAAGGAGTCTCAGCCGGCACCTCTTGTACGTCCATCAAAGCTAAGGAAGCTGGTCGCAGTGAAGATGCAGGTAGCTGGAGATATGGACCTTCAGTCGATATAACACCTTACCAATTTCCCCAGACCCAGGCAATGGTACCACATGAAAATACCTCATCTGCTTTCTTAGAATCAACAGAATTGCCTACTGGTGGTTCCACTGGGATGAAAGAGAAGATTGTTGAGCATAAGGCCCCTGAAGTTTTAAGAACAGAAGAGAAAGATGCTGAGCTGAAGAGGAGAAAGATTCAGAGAAATAAGCAGGTATTGAAGGAAACGTTTGATGAATGGGAGGAAGCATACCAGCATGATGCTAAACAGAGAAAGACTGATGAACTATTCATGAAGGAGGCTTTACTTGAAGCTCAGAGGGCTGCAGATATATGGGAAGTGCCAGTTGGAGCTGTGCTAGTACATAATGGTGAAATTATTGCTCGTGGTTGCAATCT AGTTGAAGATCTCAGGGACTCAACTGCACATGCTGAAATTGTTTGTATAAGAGAAGCTTCTAGCAAACTTAAGACGTGGCGCCTGGCG GATACAACACTTTATGTGACACTGGAACCTTGTGCAATGTGTGCTGGTGCTATTCTTCAAGCAAGAGTTGACACTGTAGTATGGGGAGCCCCGAACAAGCTTCTTGGAGCCGATGGAAGCTGGGTTAG GCTTTTCCCTGGAGATGGGCAAACGAGCACATTGGATCCAGCAAACCAGAAGCAAGCTGCCGGGCCTGTCCACCCGTTCCATCCAAAGATAATTGTAAGGCGCGGTGTCCTCTCCATAGAGTGCTCAGAGATAATGCAGCAGTTCTTccagctgagaaggaagaagaagagggcagaGTCGCCACCTCGTGCGCACTACTCGGGGCATCGCCACCATCCGATCAAGTTTTTCACCAAGATGCAACACATGTTCGGCACCGTTTTCTGTTTGTAA